From Pongo pygmaeus isolate AG05252 chromosome 1, NHGRI_mPonPyg2-v2.0_pri, whole genome shotgun sequence, one genomic window encodes:
- the SLAMF7 gene encoding SLAM family member 7 isoform X2 translates to MAGSPTCLTLIYILWQLTGSAVSGPVKELVGSVGGAVTFPLKPKVKQVDSIVWTFNTTSLVTIQPEGGTIIVTQNRNKERVDFPDGGYSLKLSKLKKNDSGIYNVGIYSSSLQHPSTQKYVLRVYEHLSKPKVTMGLQSNKNGTCVTNLTCCMEHGEEDVIYTWKALGQAANESHNGSILPISWRWGESDMTFICVARNPVSSNFSSPILARKLCEGDCLSPLHRSLCPGPTPSSAPSPHGNRHCMETGGHWVVTRLGGRWQVLQDLGHFPELTFLPSLCLHPFSEGAADDPDSSMILLCLLLVPLLLSLFVLGLFLWFLKREKQEESIEEKKRADICRETPNICPHSGENTEYDTIPHTNRTILKEDPANTVYSTVEIPKKRYPGS, encoded by the exons GGTCAGCAGTTTCTGGACCCGTGAAAGAGCTGGTCGGTTCCGTTGGTGGGGCCGTGACTTTCCCCCTGAAGCCCAAAGTAAAGCAGGTTGACTCTATTGTCTGGACCTTCAACACAACCTCTCTTGTCACCATACAGCCAGAAGGGGGCACTATCATAGTGACCCAAAATCGTAATAAGGAGAGAGTAGACTTCCCAGATGGAGGCTACTCCCTGAAGCTCAGCAAACTGAAGAAGAATGACTCAGGGATCTACAATGTGGGGATATACAGCTCATCACTCCAGCATCCCTCCACTCAGAAGTATGTGCTGCGTGTCTACG AGCACCTGTCAAAGCCTAAAGTCACCATGGGTCTGCAGAGCAATAAGAATGGCACTTGTGTGACCAATCTGACATGCTGCATGGAACATGGGGAAGAGGATGTGATTTATACCTGGAAGGCCCTGGGGCAAGCAGCCAATGAGTCCCATAATGGGTCCATCCTCCCCATCTCCTGGAGATGGGGAGAAAGTGATATGACCTTCATCTGCGTTGCCAGGAACCCTGTCAGCAGCAACTTCTCAAGCCCCATCCTTGCCAGGAAGCTCTGTGAAGGTGACTGCCTCTCCCCTCTCCACAGGAGCCTCTGCCCAGGACCTACACCTTCTTCAGCTCCTAGCCCCCATGGGAACAGACACTGTATGGAAACTGGAGGCCACTGGGTGGTCACCAGGCTGGGAGGAAGATGGCAGGTGCTCCAAGACCTGGGTCATTTTCCTGAGCtgacttttctcccttccctgtgCCTCCACCCATTCTCTGAAGGTGCTGCTGATGACCCAGATTCCTCCATGATCCTCCTGTGTCTCCTGCTGGTGCCCCTCCTGCTCAGTCTCTTTGTACTGGGGCTATTTCTTTGGTTTCTGAAGAGAGAGAAGCAAGAAG AGTCCATTGAAGAGAAGAAGAGAGCAGACATTTGTCGGGAAACTCCTAACATATGCCCCCATTCTGGAGAGAACACAGAGTACGACACAATCCCTCACACTAAT agaacGATCCTAAAGGAAGATCCAGCAAATACGGTTTATTCCACTGTGGAAATACCAAAAAAG